A single region of the Salipaludibacillus sp. LMS25 genome encodes:
- a CDS encoding carbamoyl phosphate synthase small subunit: MSKGYLILETGETFEGDWIGSKHEMAGEVVFNTSMTGYQEMMTDPSYAGQILTFCYPIIGNYGVNDEDDESLRISVSAVIINDLCEEPSHYQATATLSEQLEGIGIPGLKNVDTRSLVATIRKHHTVRGKLVKSVDHHSQRHSWGIEADGQLVKHVAVKDVIKYDNDGPHVVLLDFGYKKSILNALLNEKCQVTVVPYDMPLEQINSLQPDGILISNGPGDPMEMKDYFPKIKSLTKKYPTLGICLGHQLIALAYGGKTSKMPFGHRGANHPVKDVLTGKVKMTSQNHGYEVEEASIDSHEFQILFRNVNDGSLEGMKHHTLPIQSVQFHPEAHPGPSDTEYIFSEFIKQVVTSGGKSYVEV; this comes from the coding sequence ATGAGTAAAGGCTATCTCATCCTTGAAACAGGAGAAACATTTGAAGGTGATTGGATTGGATCTAAACACGAAATGGCAGGAGAAGTCGTTTTTAACACGAGTATGACTGGTTATCAAGAAATGATGACTGATCCGTCCTATGCAGGACAAATATTGACGTTTTGCTATCCAATTATCGGTAATTATGGTGTGAACGATGAGGATGATGAAAGCTTACGCATATCCGTGTCAGCAGTGATTATTAACGACTTATGCGAAGAGCCAAGCCACTACCAAGCCACAGCAACATTATCTGAACAACTAGAAGGTATAGGCATTCCAGGTCTTAAAAATGTTGATACAAGATCTCTTGTAGCTACTATAAGAAAACACCATACTGTACGAGGCAAACTCGTTAAAAGTGTTGATCATCATAGTCAACGCCATTCATGGGGGATAGAAGCTGACGGACAGTTAGTTAAACATGTGGCGGTTAAAGACGTGATCAAATATGACAACGATGGGCCACACGTCGTGCTGTTAGACTTTGGCTATAAAAAATCCATATTAAATGCACTACTTAACGAGAAGTGTCAAGTGACAGTAGTGCCTTACGATATGCCTCTTGAACAAATAAACAGCTTACAGCCTGATGGGATCCTTATAAGTAACGGTCCTGGTGACCCAATGGAAATGAAAGATTATTTTCCAAAGATAAAATCATTAACTAAAAAATATCCAACACTCGGCATTTGTTTAGGTCATCAGCTGATTGCACTTGCTTATGGAGGAAAAACGTCCAAAATGCCGTTTGGTCATCGTGGAGCCAATCATCCTGTAAAAGACGTATTAACAGGAAAAGTAAAAATGACGTCACAAAACCATGGCTACGAGGTGGAGGAAGCGAGCATCGATAGTCATGAATTTCAAATCCTTTTCAGAAATGTGAATGATGGTTCGTTAGAAGGCATGAAGCATCACACATTACCTATTCAATCTGTCCAATTTCATCCTGAAGCACATCCAGGACCTAGTGATACAGAATACATCTTTAGTGAATTTATTAAACAAGTGGTAACTTCAGGAGGGAAGTCGTATGTGGAAGTCTGA
- a CDS encoding branched-chain amino acid aminotransferase produces the protein MKGVLNVIEAKVDIVETKEKKAKPDPENLSFGKIFTDHMFTMEYTREKGWFNPKIEPYAPIELDPAAMIFHYSQSVFEGLKAYLDPDGNVQLFRPEENFKRMNRSNQRLSIPLINEELVLDYLKQLLTLEKEWIPSADGTSLYIRPFIFATESSLSVAPANSYKFIIILSPVGSYYPEGIHPVSIQIEHAYTRAVRGGTGTAKTGGNYSAGYIAQAKAADQGHAQVMWLDGVEKKYIEEVGSMNVFFKINGQVVTPELNDSILAGVTRKSIIELLHDWKIEVVERKVSVDEIHEAYKKGTLEEAFGAGTAAVISPIGELSWGEEVMIINGRQTGDLTKSLYTTLTGIQTGKLPDPYGWTVKIKV, from the coding sequence ATGAAAGGTGTGTTGAATGTGATCGAAGCGAAAGTAGATATTGTCGAAACAAAAGAAAAGAAGGCGAAACCAGATCCAGAGAATTTATCATTCGGTAAAATCTTTACCGACCATATGTTTACAATGGAATACACACGGGAAAAAGGCTGGTTTAACCCTAAAATTGAACCGTATGCACCGATTGAATTAGATCCTGCTGCGATGATTTTTCATTACAGTCAATCTGTTTTTGAAGGGTTAAAGGCTTATTTGGATCCTGATGGCAATGTTCAACTCTTTCGTCCAGAGGAAAACTTTAAACGAATGAATCGCTCAAATCAAAGGTTAAGTATTCCTTTAATTAACGAGGAACTTGTTCTGGATTATTTAAAACAACTTCTAACATTGGAGAAAGAGTGGATTCCCTCAGCGGATGGTACGTCCTTATACATAAGACCGTTTATTTTTGCTACGGAATCAAGCCTCTCTGTAGCGCCAGCTAATTCCTATAAATTTATTATAATTCTATCGCCTGTAGGCTCTTATTATCCTGAAGGGATTCATCCTGTGAGTATTCAAATTGAACATGCATACACCCGTGCTGTTCGAGGAGGGACAGGGACTGCTAAAACAGGTGGCAACTATTCTGCTGGTTATATAGCTCAAGCAAAAGCAGCAGATCAAGGACATGCTCAAGTGATGTGGTTAGACGGTGTTGAAAAAAAATATATTGAAGAAGTAGGCAGTATGAATGTCTTCTTTAAAATAAACGGGCAAGTGGTCACACCTGAATTAAATGACAGTATTTTAGCCGGGGTCACAAGAAAATCGATTATTGAGCTTTTACACGATTGGAAAATCGAGGTGGTTGAACGAAAAGTTTCTGTAGATGAGATACATGAAGCGTATAAAAAAGGGACGTTAGAGGAAGCATTTGGCGCTGGTACGGCTGCGGTCATCTCTCCAATCGGTGAACTAAGCTGGGGCGAAGAGGTCATGATCATTAACGGCAGACAAACAGGTGACCTTACGAAATCCCTTTATACAACATTAACTGGAATTCAAACGGGAAAACTGCCTGATCCTTATGGGTGGACAGTGAAAATAAAGGTTTAA
- a CDS encoding GNAT family N-acetyltransferase yields MISIKDIYADLPTLTTDRLKLRKITLEDTEDMFHYASDEEISRYVTWDTHPSLKETKAFIDHILIKYENNELAPWGIVLKKTNNLIGTIDFVNWSTTHRVAEIAYALSRQHWGDGLMTEAAEAVVKFGFQSMDLIRIEAKCFDINRGSARVMEKVGMRYEGTMRQAMIVKGKPRNLLLYAILKDDK; encoded by the coding sequence ATGATAAGTATTAAAGATATTTATGCTGATTTACCTACTTTAACAACTGATCGCCTCAAGTTAAGAAAAATAACGTTGGAAGATACGGAGGATATGTTTCATTATGCATCAGATGAGGAAATCAGTCGATATGTAACATGGGACACCCATCCTTCATTGAAAGAGACGAAAGCATTTATTGATCACATACTTATAAAATATGAAAATAATGAGTTAGCACCTTGGGGCATCGTGCTAAAAAAGACAAACAACTTAATTGGAACGATAGATTTTGTCAATTGGAGCACTACACATCGTGTTGCAGAGATTGCTTACGCTCTTTCTCGGCAGCACTGGGGGGATGGCCTCATGACGGAAGCGGCAGAGGCTGTTGTTAAATTTGGTTTCCAGTCCATGGACCTAATAAGGATTGAAGCCAAATGTTTTGACATTAATCGGGGGTCAGCACGTGTCATGGAAAAGGTCGGGATGCGTTATGAAGGAACGATGCGTCAAGCAATGATTGTAAAAGGTAAGCCTAGAAACTTATTGCTTTATGCTATTTTAAAAGATGATAAATAA
- the argH gene encoding argininosuccinate lyase, protein MSKLWGGRFTKETNKLVEEQTASIHFDKKLADEDIEGSIAHVHMLASTGIISEDEGEKIENGLKAVHEKIKNGELTYSVANEDIHMNIEKFLIDEIGPLGGKLHTGRSRNDQVATDMHLYLKKHTETIISLVKDVQQAVINQATDHVDTILPGYTHLQRAQPVSFAHHLLAYFWMLQRDKERLMDSLKRVNGSPLGAGALAGTTFPLDRQQVANELGFDYVYPNSMDAVSDRDFILEFMSAASILMMHISRLSEELVIWSSQEFQFIELDDSFCTGSSIMPQKKNPDVPELLRAKTGRVYGNLMGLLTVLKGLPLAYNKDMQEDKEGMFDTVETLEGSLGMLAPMIDTMVVKVGNMKKAVSEDYSNATDIADYLVKKGLPFRQAHEVIGKIVLYGIDHNKYLLDLTLEEYHQFSELFEKDIYEVLAPEQVVASRRSYGGTSQDEVRNQLDLARQALQ, encoded by the coding sequence ATGTCCAAATTATGGGGCGGAAGATTTACAAAAGAAACGAACAAACTTGTAGAAGAACAAACTGCTTCTATTCATTTTGATAAAAAACTCGCAGATGAAGATATAGAAGGAAGTATTGCCCATGTTCATATGCTAGCATCAACAGGGATTATTTCGGAAGATGAAGGGGAAAAAATTGAAAATGGGTTGAAAGCAGTTCATGAAAAAATAAAAAATGGGGAACTGACGTATTCAGTGGCCAACGAAGATATACATATGAATATTGAAAAGTTCCTCATTGATGAAATCGGCCCACTGGGTGGAAAACTGCATACCGGACGAAGTCGGAATGACCAAGTGGCCACTGATATGCATCTATATTTAAAAAAACATACAGAGACTATTATCAGTCTTGTAAAAGATGTCCAACAAGCAGTCATTAATCAAGCTACAGACCACGTGGATACGATTTTACCAGGTTATACCCATTTACAGCGGGCACAACCGGTCTCTTTTGCCCATCATTTGCTCGCTTATTTTTGGATGCTGCAACGCGATAAAGAACGTCTCATGGATAGCTTGAAACGAGTAAACGGGTCACCGTTAGGAGCAGGGGCACTTGCAGGGACAACGTTTCCGTTGGACAGACAGCAAGTTGCTAATGAATTAGGGTTTGATTATGTTTACCCAAACAGTATGGATGCAGTCAGTGATAGAGATTTTATTTTAGAATTTATGTCTGCTGCCTCGATCTTAATGATGCATATTTCACGTTTATCAGAAGAGCTCGTTATTTGGAGCAGCCAAGAGTTCCAATTTATCGAACTAGATGATTCGTTTTGCACAGGTTCAAGCATTATGCCACAAAAGAAAAACCCGGATGTGCCAGAACTTCTACGAGCTAAAACAGGGCGAGTTTACGGAAATCTCATGGGTCTTTTAACTGTTTTAAAAGGACTTCCACTCGCATACAACAAAGACATGCAGGAAGATAAAGAAGGTATGTTTGATACTGTTGAAACATTAGAGGGGTCCTTAGGTATGCTTGCTCCAATGATTGATACGATGGTCGTCAAAGTAGGTAACATGAAAAAAGCAGTCTCTGAAGATTATTCTAATGCAACAGATATTGCTGACTACCTTGTTAAAAAAGGCCTACCATTTAGGCAAGCGCATGAAGTGATCGGAAAAATAGTGTTATATGGTATTGATCATAACAAATACCTGCTTGACTTGACTCTCGAAGAATACCATCAATTTAGTGAATTGTTCGAGAAAGATATTTACGAGGTACTTGCCCCTGAACAAGTAGTAGCAAGTCGACGAAGCTACGGTGGCACCTCCCAAGACGAAGTAAGGAATCAATTAGATCTTGCCCGTCAAGCTCTTCAGTGA
- the argF gene encoding ornithine carbamoyltransferase, whose product MESIQKNKDTDWTLQANHLLKIADLSSHEIINLIEEAALLKQQLKAGIPHPHLQGKTLGMIFEKSSTRTRVSFEVGMMQLGGHALFLSSKDIQLGRGETVSDTAKVLSRYVDGLMIRTFSHETIEEFAHYATVPVINGLTDPHHPTQVLADLLTIYEQKGRLKGLKLCYVGDGNNNMTHSLLEGAALTGMSMTVASPAQYEPNQGILKNAQLLAEKNEATISFTHDPVEAVQQADVLVTDVWTSMGMEAEESERMKHFQPYQVNKELTAHAKKDYIFLHCLPAHRGEEVTADIIDGPHSVVFDEAENRLHAQKALLKKIMKK is encoded by the coding sequence ATGGAAAGTATTCAGAAAAATAAAGACACTGATTGGACACTTCAAGCGAATCATCTTTTGAAAATAGCTGACTTATCTAGTCATGAAATAATCAATTTAATTGAGGAAGCAGCCTTGCTCAAGCAACAGTTGAAGGCGGGGATTCCTCATCCTCATCTACAAGGAAAAACATTAGGCATGATTTTTGAAAAGTCCTCAACACGAACGCGAGTGTCATTTGAAGTAGGAATGATGCAATTAGGAGGGCATGCTCTATTTTTAAGCTCAAAAGATATTCAGCTTGGCCGTGGAGAAACGGTCTCTGATACTGCTAAAGTACTTTCTCGCTATGTTGATGGTTTAATGATACGAACTTTTTCACATGAGACAATTGAGGAATTTGCCCATTATGCCACCGTCCCTGTTATTAATGGTTTAACAGATCCTCATCATCCAACGCAAGTACTCGCTGATTTACTTACAATATATGAGCAAAAAGGGCGTCTTAAAGGTCTTAAGCTCTGTTATGTGGGGGATGGGAACAACAACATGACTCACTCATTATTGGAAGGAGCAGCCTTGACAGGCATGTCCATGACCGTAGCGAGCCCTGCTCAATATGAACCGAACCAAGGTATATTAAAAAATGCTCAACTTCTTGCTGAGAAAAATGAGGCAACTATTTCATTTACTCATGACCCAGTAGAAGCAGTCCAACAGGCAGACGTTCTCGTAACGGATGTATGGACGAGTATGGGGATGGAAGCAGAAGAATCGGAGAGAATGAAACACTTCCAACCTTATCAAGTGAATAAAGAATTAACGGCCCATGCGAAAAAAGATTATATCTTTCTTCACTGTTTGCCAGCCCACCGTGGCGAAGAAGTAACAGCAGATATAATCGATGGACCTCATTCCGTCGTATTTGATGAAGCGGAGAATCGATTACATGCTCAAAAAGCCTTGTTAAAAAAAATAATGAAAAAATGA
- a CDS encoding DUF1272 domain-containing protein — MREKCEKCSVGLKGDSVAYICTHECTFCESCSKIMRHVCPNCGGELARRPKPGKESCPLI, encoded by the coding sequence ATGAGAGAAAAATGCGAGAAGTGCAGTGTAGGACTTAAAGGTGATTCAGTTGCTTATATATGCACACATGAATGTACATTTTGTGAAAGTTGTTCGAAAATTATGCGTCATGTATGTCCGAATTGTGGAGGTGAACTAGCGAGAAGACCAAAACCAGGAAAAGAAAGTTGTCCTCTGATTTAA
- a CDS encoding argininosuccinate synthase — MSKGKVVLAYSGGLDTSVSIKWLQEQYDYDVIALGLEVGEGKDLEALKEKALSVGADKAVIIDAKELLAEDYLLPALKSNCLYEGKYPLSSALSRPLISKLLVEVAEQEGAVAVAHGCTGKGNDQVRFEVSIQALNPDLEVIAPVREWGMNRDEEIAYAKEKNIPIPVNLEKPYSIDANIWGRACEAGVLEDTWKEAPEEAFDWTASIADAPDTPEYVEIEFKEGKPVALDGQALPLVTIIQQLNELGGKHGIGRIDHIENRLVGIKAREVYENPGALILINAHKEMEFLTLPKEVTQYKTQIDQKMTQLVYDGLWYSPLRTALESFINETQKNVNGKVKVKLWKGTHMVVARDSENSLYNEELATYSKGDAFDHNAAVGFIKLWGLSTKTYSQVTNKKPELVKAEK; from the coding sequence ATGAGTAAAGGGAAAGTCGTTTTGGCTTATTCAGGAGGACTTGATACCTCCGTTTCTATTAAATGGTTGCAAGAACAATACGATTATGATGTTATCGCACTTGGTTTAGAAGTAGGTGAAGGAAAAGACCTTGAAGCGCTTAAAGAAAAAGCTCTGAGCGTTGGAGCAGATAAAGCGGTCATCATTGATGCAAAAGAATTGCTTGCAGAAGACTATTTACTTCCTGCTTTAAAGTCTAATTGTTTATACGAAGGTAAATATCCGTTGTCATCAGCACTTTCACGTCCCCTAATTTCAAAACTGTTAGTTGAAGTAGCTGAGCAAGAAGGAGCAGTTGCGGTTGCCCATGGTTGTACTGGTAAAGGGAACGATCAAGTTCGTTTTGAAGTGTCGATTCAAGCATTAAATCCAGATCTTGAAGTTATTGCGCCTGTACGAGAATGGGGAATGAATCGGGACGAGGAAATTGCATATGCTAAAGAAAAGAATATTCCTATTCCTGTAAATTTAGAGAAACCTTACTCTATTGATGCAAATATTTGGGGCAGAGCTTGTGAAGCAGGTGTCCTAGAAGATACATGGAAAGAAGCACCAGAGGAAGCGTTTGACTGGACGGCATCAATTGCAGACGCTCCCGATACACCAGAATATGTAGAGATTGAATTTAAAGAAGGTAAGCCTGTGGCATTGGACGGTCAGGCATTACCATTAGTCACAATTATCCAGCAGTTAAATGAGCTCGGTGGTAAGCATGGCATTGGTCGTATTGACCATATTGAGAACAGGCTGGTCGGCATTAAAGCCCGTGAAGTGTATGAAAATCCAGGCGCACTAATCTTAATTAATGCTCATAAAGAAATGGAATTTTTAACATTACCAAAAGAAGTGACGCAATACAAAACACAGATCGATCAAAAAATGACACAGCTCGTCTATGATGGCTTATGGTATTCTCCTTTAAGAACAGCACTTGAAAGCTTTATTAATGAGACACAGAAAAACGTGAACGGTAAAGTAAAAGTGAAGCTTTGGAAGGGCACACACATGGTAGTGGCACGTGACTCTGAAAACAGCTTATACAATGAAGAGCTTGCCACATATTCAAAAGGTGATGCGTTCGATCATAACGCTGCTGTCGGCTTCATTAAACTTTGGGGTCTTTCCACAAAAACGTATTCGCAAGTAACTAATAAAAAGCCTGAACTTGTGAAAGCTGAGAAATAG
- the carB gene encoding carbamoyl-phosphate synthase (glutamine-hydrolyzing) large subunit, which yields MWKSDGLKKVLVIGSGPIVIGQAAEFDYAGTQACLALKEENIEVILVNNNPATIMTDDAIADKVYMEPLTVETIEKIIVKEKPDGIIGSLGGQTGLNLTVQLYEQGILDKHEVKILGTSVASIQKGEDRELFRQLMKDIGEPVPDSHIVETMEDGLAFIKEIGFPVILRPAYTLGGGGGGFAYDEEEFRNILYQGLKQSPIHQVLVEKSIKGWKELEYEVMRDANDTCIIVCNMENMDAVGVHTGDSIVVAPSQTLSDVQYQMLRSASLKVIRALDVVGGCNIQFALNPESNEYAIIEVNPRVSRSSALASKATGYPIARMAAKCAIGYSLDELKNPITGNTYASFEPALDYVVVKLPRFPFDKFSEADRTLGTQMKATGEVMAIDRTFEGALNKAIRSLEMNVHSLAWPSMAKKSDEELTTLLKNPNDLRLFAIGEAFNRGWSIDHLMALTEIDFWFLRKIERILLCENELKDWPWPKVNQEVLLQAKRMNISDERIAKLIGTDLTSLRNEYKRLNIKPAYKLVDTCAGEFDAVTPYYYSTWHGSDEVPVSAANKKILVLGSGPIRIGQGVEFDYCSVHAALALKKIGYEAIVMNNNPETVSTDYSVADRLYFEPLALEDVLAVVEKENVEGVLIQFGGQTAINLADGLKAAGVHIFGTKPEHIDELEDREAFYHVLNKLNIPHIAGNIAHAPGELLTSAESLGYPVLIRPSYVIGGQSMFICYNEKELAQYASRIQEETNDRCWPLLIDQYIPGLECEADVISDGNTVIVPGIFEHLEKAGVHSGDSMTVFPPVTLTDIHKQGIVRIAEKIASAAPVVGIMNIQYVIHDDTIYVLEVNPRSSRTVPIMSKVTGVPMVEWAVRAQLGFKLTQITDEIGLLQEPAYYTVKAPVFSASKLKGVDHVLGPEMKSTGEIIGLGLSKNEALKKVASFTDFSQRSNHDEPLQAFVSVSDRMKTLSLPIIKRLNDMGINITATEGTAQFLKSKGIKTTAMMKNKAQLLTHWKESAPHVVLNIPNQGREKEKIGFYIRELSVKYQTPYFTSIETLESIISWMSEGTMSEEVRALQDLVHPQPTKTEVKV from the coding sequence ATGTGGAAGTCTGATGGATTAAAGAAAGTGCTTGTCATCGGATCAGGACCTATAGTAATAGGACAGGCAGCTGAGTTTGATTACGCTGGTACACAGGCATGTTTAGCATTAAAAGAGGAGAACATTGAGGTCATACTCGTTAACAATAACCCGGCAACGATAATGACTGATGATGCCATCGCAGATAAAGTATATATGGAGCCACTAACCGTCGAAACGATCGAGAAAATTATCGTGAAAGAAAAACCTGACGGGATAATCGGTAGCCTTGGCGGCCAAACAGGCTTAAATTTAACCGTGCAACTCTATGAACAAGGAATACTTGATAAGCATGAGGTAAAGATTCTTGGAACGTCGGTAGCGTCTATCCAGAAAGGTGAGGATAGAGAACTTTTCCGTCAGCTTATGAAGGATATTGGTGAACCTGTTCCTGACTCTCATATTGTTGAAACAATGGAAGACGGACTGGCATTCATTAAAGAGATCGGATTCCCAGTTATTTTGCGACCAGCATATACCCTCGGCGGTGGCGGTGGTGGCTTTGCTTATGATGAGGAAGAATTCCGCAATATTTTATATCAAGGATTGAAACAAAGTCCTATTCATCAAGTACTTGTTGAGAAAAGTATTAAAGGCTGGAAAGAGCTTGAATATGAAGTGATGCGAGATGCTAATGATACATGTATTATCGTCTGTAACATGGAAAACATGGACGCAGTTGGCGTTCATACAGGTGACTCTATCGTTGTAGCACCTTCACAAACGTTATCAGATGTGCAATATCAAATGCTTCGATCTGCTTCGTTAAAAGTCATTAGAGCTTTAGATGTTGTTGGTGGTTGTAATATTCAATTTGCGCTAAATCCTGAGTCTAATGAATACGCCATTATTGAAGTGAATCCACGAGTCAGTCGTTCGTCTGCTTTAGCTTCTAAAGCAACCGGTTATCCTATCGCTCGAATGGCTGCGAAGTGTGCAATAGGTTATTCTCTCGATGAGCTTAAAAATCCAATTACAGGTAATACTTATGCATCCTTTGAACCAGCTTTAGATTACGTGGTGGTTAAATTACCTCGTTTTCCATTTGATAAGTTTTCTGAAGCTGACAGAACGTTAGGCACACAAATGAAAGCAACAGGAGAAGTGATGGCAATTGATCGGACGTTTGAGGGGGCCTTAAACAAAGCGATTCGTTCCCTTGAAATGAATGTTCATAGCCTTGCGTGGCCATCAATGGCAAAAAAATCAGACGAGGAATTAACAACGCTGCTTAAGAACCCAAACGATTTACGTTTATTTGCTATCGGTGAAGCCTTTAATCGTGGGTGGTCCATTGACCATCTTATGGCATTGACTGAGATAGATTTTTGGTTTTTACGTAAGATAGAACGTATTTTGCTTTGTGAGAATGAATTAAAAGATTGGCCGTGGCCGAAAGTGAATCAAGAGGTGTTGTTACAAGCAAAGCGTATGAATATTAGTGATGAAAGGATCGCAAAACTGATAGGGACCGACCTAACGAGTCTTAGAAATGAATATAAACGATTAAATATTAAGCCTGCGTATAAGCTAGTTGATACGTGCGCTGGAGAATTCGATGCTGTGACCCCGTATTATTATTCAACATGGCATGGGAGTGATGAAGTTCCTGTATCAGCGGCCAACAAAAAAATATTAGTGCTTGGTTCAGGTCCCATTCGTATTGGTCAAGGCGTGGAGTTTGACTATTGCTCGGTCCATGCTGCACTAGCTCTCAAAAAAATCGGTTATGAAGCGATTGTCATGAATAACAATCCAGAAACCGTTAGTACGGATTATTCAGTAGCAGACCGCCTCTATTTCGAACCACTAGCATTAGAAGATGTGTTGGCAGTCGTAGAGAAAGAAAATGTTGAGGGTGTTTTAATTCAGTTCGGTGGTCAGACGGCTATTAATTTAGCAGATGGTTTAAAAGCAGCAGGCGTTCATATTTTTGGAACAAAGCCTGAACATATTGATGAACTAGAAGATAGAGAAGCTTTCTATCACGTTTTGAACAAACTAAATATTCCTCATATCGCTGGTAATATTGCCCATGCCCCAGGAGAACTGCTGACGTCAGCAGAATCCTTAGGGTATCCTGTCTTGATCCGTCCGTCATATGTGATCGGTGGTCAATCAATGTTTATCTGTTATAACGAGAAAGAGTTGGCTCAGTATGCGAGTCGTATTCAAGAGGAAACAAATGATCGATGCTGGCCATTGTTAATTGATCAGTATATACCGGGTCTTGAATGCGAAGCGGACGTCATATCAGATGGAAACACTGTTATCGTGCCAGGCATTTTTGAACATTTAGAAAAGGCAGGCGTTCATTCTGGGGACAGTATGACTGTTTTTCCACCTGTTACATTAACTGATATTCATAAACAAGGCATTGTGCGAATTGCTGAGAAGATTGCGTCAGCCGCTCCTGTAGTGGGAATTATGAATATTCAATACGTGATTCACGATGACACGATTTATGTTCTTGAAGTTAATCCAAGGTCATCGCGAACGGTACCGATTATGAGTAAAGTAACAGGCGTCCCAATGGTAGAGTGGGCTGTAAGAGCGCAATTAGGCTTTAAATTGACTCAAATCACTGACGAAATTGGTTTATTGCAAGAACCTGCCTATTATACGGTGAAAGCACCTGTGTTTTCAGCTAGTAAGTTAAAAGGGGTAGACCATGTATTAGGACCTGAGATGAAGTCTACTGGCGAAATTATCGGGTTAGGGTTATCAAAGAATGAAGCGTTAAAAAAGGTCGCATCATTTACTGATTTTTCACAGCGAAGCAATCACGACGAGCCACTACAAGCGTTCGTGTCTGTATCCGATCGTATGAAAACACTGAGCTTGCCAATTATTAAACGATTAAACGATATGGGGATCAATATAACAGCTACCGAAGGAACTGCTCAATTTTTAAAAAGTAAAGGAATTAAGACGACTGCCATGATGAAAAATAAAGCACAGCTTTTGACACATTGGAAAGAGTCTGCACCACACGTCGTGTTAAACATTCCTAACCAGGGGCGTGAAAAAGAAAAAATCGGCTTTTATATTAGAGAATTATCTGTTAAATATCAAACACCGTATTTTACAAGTATTGAGACACTAGAATCTATTATTAGCTGGATGTCTGAAGGTACGATGTCCGAAGAAGTTAGAGCCTTACAAGACCTTGTACATCCACAACCTACCAAAACAGAGGTGAAGGTATAA